A genomic region of Gossypium hirsutum isolate 1008001.06 chromosome D01, Gossypium_hirsutum_v2.1, whole genome shotgun sequence contains the following coding sequences:
- the LOC107928101 gene encoding disease resistance protein At4g27190 — protein sequence MEALKDGKVNMIGVWGMGGVGKTTLVKEVGKKTKELGCFRKVIEVVVSQKSIIENIQYKIADFLDLEFKKKTKEGRAEELWLRLKNEEKVLIILDDMWNEVHLKEIGIPLNENRKGCKIILTTRLMKVCESMECQVIIPIDVLDSEEAWALFRMKANLNERVSMDVLEEAEKVAKECKGLPVAIVTLAAALKKTKTREGWKVARKKLESSRLVEIGNIGEEEKNAYLCIKISYDYLKKETTKRCFLWCGLYPEDHSIEVEDLVRYAWCLELFGKADSIGEVRIQVLEAIDYLKDSCLLLEDGDGGRYVKLHDIVRDVALWIASEEKSGFMIKSRLELLNKSSESCKAISLLDSEEKNFPDRLILSKLEILLLKNCKVQGTCFLGMTELKVLSLEGSTGVISLYALSSLQKLRVLHLENFHDFSFLRNLRTLEILSLRHSELNGLADELGRLKDLKMLDLIDCELSSSFSPNVIRRLSQLEELYLAIMTNDIFPVIKSLTRLTRLNLWVSSLHFPPDFEFPELEEYNICINYGKMSRIVNAARSLHINQEVFPYNAVSQLLMNLESLVVSGINDEYVECLTNKTQQKESVSMILRNLKQVAIDHCSNLKVVFQMEEVEENEAPFLSNLKILCLADLPDLSCIWELPTQHVRLESLVYLNIRKCPRLKSLFSLSLAQSLVLLEKLYILFCDELKQIVTELEGDEGEISSAINSHTSLCFPKLTVLYIYTCDGLEYIFPTSLASHGLQGLTLNIHGCPKLKQVFGVANDSMLQYQQSWRSLSSFSMSGCPLLTDSVVHLEAGNASIEGVRLSAFKDSFKTSKQLRLSEIEDHNMVPEANEDGLNGVTSLQLEKCKDLECLVDTTATATKNGPTSAFTHLETLSIAKMPRLEALCKGQPPQGFLKNLKHLGIVNCCKLKSLFSPSLIQSLVLLEELNIGCCDELKTLFADPKIDGEIESKTSSLPLRLPKLNTLSIKECAKLEYVVPITLAQGLPALESLWVSSCGALKQQCPTKLYCQSTIFEKRKS from the exons ATGGAAGCATTAAAGGACGGTAAAGTTAACATGATCGGAGTGTGGGGGATGGGAGGGGTGGGCAAAACCACCTTAGTCAAAGAAGTCGGTAAAAAAACCAAAGAATTAGGATGTTTTCGTAAAGTTATTGAAGTTGTTGTGTCCCAAAAATCAatcattgaaaatattcaatataaaatagCAGATTTCTTGGACTTAGAgttcaagaagaaaactaaagAAGGGAGAGCAGAAGAATTATGGCTTCgattgaaaaatgaagaaaaggtCCTCATAATCCTTGATGATATGTGGAATGAGGTCCACTTGAAAGAGATAGGCATTCc GCTAAATGAAAATCGGAAGGGATGTAAAATCATTTTGACAACACGTCTCATGAAAGTATGCGAATCCATGGAATGTCAAGTTATTATTCCAATAGATGTTTTGGATAGTGAGGAAGCATGGGCTCTATTTAGAATGAAAGCTAACCTTAATGAAAGAGTTTCAATGGATGTTCTTGAGGAGGCTGAGAAAGTTGCAAAAGAATGCAAGGGTCTACCGGTAGCGATTGTAACGTTAGCAGCGGCTCTAAAAAAAACAAAGACCCGTGAAGGATGGAAAGTGGCCCGCAAGAAACTTGAAAGCAGTAGGTTAGTGGAAATCGGTAAcattggagaagaagaaaaaaatgccTACTTGTGTATCAAGATAAGTTATGATTACTTGAAGAAGGAGACGACCAAGAGATGCTTCTTATGGTGTGGTTTATATCCAGAGGATCATTCAATTGAAGTGGAAGATTTGGTAAGATATGCTTGGTGTTTGGAGTTATTTGGCAAGGCTGACTCGATTGGAGAAGTGAGGATTCAAGTTTTGGAAGCCATTGATTACCTCAAAGATTCTTGCTTGCTGTTAGAAGATGGAGATGGCGGAAG GTACGTTAAGTTACATGACATAGTTCGTGATGTTGCTCTATGGATCGCATCAGAAGAAAAAAGTGGTTTTATGATCAAATCTAGATTGGAGTTGCTCAATAAAAGCTCTGAATCTTGTAAGGCAATCTCATTGTTGGACAGTGAAGAGAAAAACTTTCCTGATAGATTGATTCTTTCGAAGCTTGAGATCCTATTGCTTAAGAATTGTAAGGTACAAGGTACATGTTTTCTAGGAATGACAGAACTAAAAGTTTTAAGTTTAGAAGGTTCTACGGGGGTTATTTCCTTATATGCTCTTTCGTCTCTGCAAAAACTTCGTGTTCTACATTTGGAGAATTTTCATGACTTTTCGTTCCTTAGAAACTTAAGGACACTTGAGATTCTAAGTTTGCGTCATTCAGAATTAAATGGTTTGGCAGATGAATTAGGGAGGTTGAAAGATCTAAAGATGTTGGATCTAATTGATTGTGAACTTTCCTCAAGCTTTTCCCCTAATGTCATTCGAAGGTTATCTCAGCTAGAGGAGTTGTACCTAGCAATCATGACAAATGATATCTTTCCCGTGATAAAATCTTTGACCAGATTAACGAGACTAAATCTTTGGGTATCTTCTCTACATTTTCCTCCAGACTTTGAGTTTCCTGAATTAGAAGAATACAATATCTGCATAAATTATGGAAAGATGAGTCGTATTGTTAATGCAGCAAGATCCTTGCATATTAATCAGGAAGTGTTTCCTTACAATGCAGTTTCCCAATTACTTATGAATTTAGAGTCTCTTGTAGTGTCAGGTATCAACGATGAGTATGTAGAATGCTTGACTAATAAAACACAACAAAAGGAGTCGGTATCAATGATCTTACGAAACCTAAAACAAGTGGCAATTGATCACTGCAGCAATCTAAAAGTGGTATTTCAAATGGAGGAAGTGGAAGAAAATGAAGCTCCGTTCCTttcaaatttaaagattttatgtCTTGCAGACTTGCCAGATTTGAGTTGCATATGGGAATTGCCAACCCAACATGTAAGACTTGAAAGCTTGGTTTATTTGAATATTAGAAAGTGCCCGCGTTTGAAATCACTCTTTTCACTTTCTCTTGCTCAAAGTCTCGTACTCTTGGAAAAACTTTACATATTGTTCTGTGATGAGTTGAAGCAAATAGTGACAGAATTGGAAGGTGATGAGGGAGAAATATCATCGGCCATCAATTCTCATACTTCTTTGTGTTTCCCAAAGTTAACAGTGCTCTACATATATACTTGTGATGGTTTGGAGTACATTTTTCCGACATCACTGGCATCACATGGGCTTCAGGGTTTGACTCTGAACATACATGGTTGCCCTAAATTAAAGCAAGTGTTTGGAGTTGCCAATGATAGTATGCTCCAATATCAGCAGTCCTGGAGATCGTTATCGTCCTTTTCAATGTCTGGTTGCCCTCTATTAACTGATTCAGTTGTTCATTTAGAAGCTGGGAATGCTTCCATAGAG GGTGTTCGATTGTCAGCATTCAAGGATTCTTTCAAAACTTCAAAACAACTTCGATTATCAGAAATTGAGGATCATAATATGGTTCCAGAAGCTAATGAAGATGGATTAAATGGAGTAACTTCACTTCAACTTGAGAAATGCAAGGATCTTGAATGCTTGGTTGATACCACCGCTACTGCCACAAAGAATGGGCCAACTTCCGCATTTACTCATTTGGAGACATTATCTATAGCAAAGATGCCTCGGTTGGAAGCCTTATGCAAGGGTCAGCCTCCACAAGGTTTCCTCAAAAACTTGAAACATCTGGGAATTGTAAACTGTTGTAAGTTGAAATCCCTTTTTTCTCCTTCCCTTATTCAAAGCCTAGTGCTTTTAGAAGAACTCAACATAGGATGCTGCGACGAATTGAAAACTCTTTTCGCTGATCCGAAAATTGATGGTGAAATAGAATCAAAGACTTCTTCCCTTCCTCTCCGCCTGCCCAAATTGAATACTCTTTCCATCAAAGAGTGTGCAAAACTGGAATATGTTGTGCCAATCACCTTGGCTCAAGGTCTTCCTGCTCTTGAATCGCTTTGGGTTTCTTCTTGTGGTGCATTAAAGCAA CAATGTCCCACAAAACTATATTGTCAAAGCACCATCTTTGAAAAGCGTAAAAGCTAA